The genomic interval ggcacacgcacacacacgcacacacacacacacacacacacaaacacacacagacagcatCAGCTGGAGATAAGTTGCGCGATTTTATCTTTTGCACTTGTTTATTTGCCCGATTGTTTACACAACGCCTTCAATGTGCTTAGCTACTCTGTAGTGCACTGTATACTGTGTATAACAAGAAGGAACAGTTGGCCGCGCCGACTATTAAATACTCTTTCACTGTACCGTTTAACAAATAATTCAACTGAAGCTTGAAATTGTCGAAAGAAGTGAATttatattgaacaaaaaatacaatttaatgcTTAGTTTGGTTATGAAATGATATAGATTATCTTTCTGAACGATAAATACCTATTTACTGCAGTATATAAACCaagtataatttataattattatgttttatCCATTTTACGGTTATTTCCCTATGGGCATTACACAATTTGTGACAAATTTATCATACACTATGTAGAGTATAAAAATGGTTTATGTAAGCACATCTTAATTAAAAAGCTCAAAAGCAATTTttgcagttacagttacaaATAGAAATGTCTCTCACTTTCTAGTAGCAAAACGAGATACAATACACAAGGACAGATATacagatgtgtgtgtgcgagagtgtgtgtgattgtgtgcaAGAGAGTGTGTGCAACCTACAGCCAATTATAATggcaaacaaatgcaataaGCACAAACAGAAATCTATGCAGACGACTCGGGGTCAAAGTTGGCTGTTTCAATACCCCTTACGGGTCTTATTTACCAGCTTGAAACGGAGCAGAAATGCCCTTTAACTTAGTTTCGTTGAGATTGTTGAGgtcataaataataacaaaaaaaaaaagtaacaacaataaataagtAGGCGGCATAATATATAGAAGCCTTTAACAAGATTACAACTTTTGAGAAATCTATTTTTAGATCAAACGACGAGCTTCTCAAACGTCCATTTAATGATGTGACTGCTCAAGTCGGGAGTGCTCAACTAGCTAATACCCTGCACCAGAccgagctgctgctgtaaGCAATTCGGCTCCTGGGCTTCTTCTTTCTTTGTCAATTGATTTCGGtgtttatagtccgatctttaagGAATACGTTtagaaatatgtttttattagaGGTCCAGGGGAGGTTTCCAAAAGTTAAAACATTCTAGATGTGTGTGTACTATATGAAAGCCTACTATAAAAATTTGGCATATGGTTCAGGGGCTCAGttatttggaaaattttgGATGCTTCACATACTCTCCTGCCCGCCGGATACTGCggataaaataaaatagcttATTTTGCATACTTATTATAACAttgatttaaatgaaattcacTCTAacgaatatttaaaaaagaaaatattgaaaaaattgaAGAGTCAAAGGAAATGAAATTTAACTCCTGACCAGTTTGTCCTCCTCAGTTACATATCATCCTAACCaaacttaaaaacaaaaaaaaacaagtaagaggtactAGTCGGGAGcacccgactaggggataccccgAACCCTCTTCtcccaacatcaaatgcatatatatattatattttagaagctatttgtcaagttcggtgactctagatcttattatttaccgaaattgcccaaaaaacaggatatcgacatcgatttttatcgattacttgcaaaacggagtaagttatcgattatcggaaacaaactcgatctgcgctgGCACTAAGAGCACtgacatctaaaatttcagtctctagctcttataggtttgagttccttgcgttcatacatacggacagacggacaggcagacagacggacatggctagatcgactcggctattgatgctgatcaagaatatatatactttatggggtcggagaagcttccttctacctgttacatacatttggatttcgtacaattacaatatacatttttaatggttcagggtataaaaagtgtCTGAAAATCCCCTCATTTTTGTCAGGTTTcacttacaaaaaaaaaaaaaaaaacatcttatttctttattacttttaaaattttatataattattaaactaGCAAGGAGGTCGTGCTGTCAATTACTAgaattattatgattattggGAAAGATAAGCACACGTCTATTAAGATATCCAATAAAATGAGCTTCGTATTGTTCACATTCAATTCGTTATCTTGGGTAGGATAAAACTAATGAAATACTGCCAGCTAAACTGGCATCATCATGGTTGGACTTGTTGTATTTATTGAGAGACGTGACAAATTATTCAATTTGCCTCGTCAGcctgtttaaatttatttaagcgtAATTAAAACTGAACACAGTGGGCAAGGCAACGTTGCGGCTTGGAAtgggctggctggctggaGGTGTCGGGGGTCCAGCACTTGGTTTTACGGAGTGCCCGCATTTATTGCAGCATTTACATACTCGCATAAATCCGAGCGATCAGCGCGCAAGTCAGGATCCGGGCGGGCGGCAATTGTGGCGGGGCACTTGCCGGAATGCTTGTATTTGAAACGTTTCAAgttacaaataattaaaataattgtatgCGTATTAAGCCTCAACAGTGTGGGCGGCCAGCAGATACCCTGCCACAAGTTATACTAGACAATAGAACAAAAATGTTCGTTTGCGTTTCAATGGAAACAGAAAATGGACTTGCTTTTGAGTTTTCGTTAAAATTCTCAACAAGTTTAAGCATGGAACGATTGGTAAGATATTTGTATAACAGTTGATAGAGGTGAAAGGATCACAGCATAGCAAAAATTTACCATCTTTATATGCGTGTACTTCACATTTGCAGGGTATTAATACGTTTAAGAACATGCCGCGCTTTTGAGGGGTTTTCCCACTCGCTTATTGTTGACTTCTACTAAAATGTAATGCAGATATATTCAAAGGTTTCAATTCGATTCTCAGTACTTGAAGCGGGCACAATCTGCTCCAGCTCTACGATAATTATGTAAATGATCCGTTTTTCCACAATTGCCAGTGACCTTTTATTTATGACGGACCGCCAATTAAACTAAAGTCGATTACAGTTAAGAACGACAGGTGTCGGACAGACCCAGACATTAAACCGGGTCACAGCCGGTTAGAGCCTCGCGCCTGGTTCGAGCCGTGGGCGTTTGGCAGCCGCTAAGTCGCTGGGCCGTTAGCTTCGCATGTGGCGcattcaattataatttgtgtATGGTTACCTAATGGATTTGTCAATGCATTGCCAAAAGCATCACGCGGAGCTGTGTGTGAGAACTATGGTCTCTGCTGCTCCCCACTAATACTTTAATCATTTCACAGAGTTATCAAAAGCTCGGTTCAGAACTAGTTccaaatatatgcacatatttcaAAACTGTTGTTTTTTAAGGGCAGTGTTGGTTATGAAGCTGTGTAATTGAACCAGCACTTCGAACCCCAGGCTAGACTGTAAAGTTGTATTTTTTAGTGCAATAATATTATCTTTAAATAATGGTATATTTCTTCATCTTGCATGATATTTTGCCAAACTAATTTTTTAGGGAAACATCCCTATGGATAAGCAATAAAAACTTAAGTGTTGGCAactgcttaaataaaatttcgtTTACATCAGCCAACACTTAAAATTGAATGTAAAGCGGATTACAATTTTTTTCCCTTGCTAGAACAAATGTTTGTATATGGatgaggagcagcagcagtattTAAAGCTTTAATTAAGCTGTACATGAAAGCAATTAAGAGTTTTATTAAGTCTTGAGAGAGCCGTTCTTATGAGGTGGAAAGACCACacgcatgtacacacacacacatccaagCAAACAGATTAAGGATTTTGAGGCGAATCAAGGATTGAATGAACGGGTGTGGGGGGTTCTTGTACTCACCTCGTGTGCTTTGGGATGTTGATGCTGACAGTTGTGCGCATTGACtaacagccagcagcagcagcaatacgCAAGAATGGTCAAATGAAGCAGCTTCGACCGTGGCATGGCGTTCGCAATGTGTGGGCGGGACGGGTTGGGCGTGTTGAAGCGTATATGTGGGAATTAATACCCTGAGCTATCTCCGAGCTAATTATAGAACTGGGTGCTAGAACCTCTCACTCAATACCTGGTATGCATGGTGAGGATTGAaaacctgcacacacacacaaggagcatgcataaatatacttatatatgtgtgtgtgtgtgtacatgcataaaGATTTAAGCATTTGTTTACAGCGTTTctcaattgttgtttttgttgcatgcTTTATTAGCCGTTATTTGCTCATGCGCTTTATGCTTCTTTCtctgtattattttgtttgttggtttttgcttatttctttttttttttgtcaattaaCTCGCGCACCGAAACCGGCTGGGCAGCCCATGCTCCTGTCCCTGCCTCGCccgcgcacacacattcaacacacacacacacacatacactcgcgCCTAGTTACACAGCAAATTGGAATTGGGGCTTTGGTTTTGTACTTGGGTGGGTGCGTCCGCGTCCGCGAATTAGGTCCACAAGCTGCCGAAACGCCAACTCGCCGCTGCAATGCCACAATTTCTGCCTGCagtcgcttttgttgttgttacagcAACATCGCGTAAATGTCAAATTCTCATGAACTGCTTTCAAAGACGCTGCGTTTGATAAAGCATTTGTTGATGAATTAATAAAGTAAACTACTTAAATTATAACGTTACacttatttaaacattttcattcaacataataatcaaacacaaaaacaataaacacgGGGGTAATCAAAGCAGCGACAGTCTCGCGATTCTAGCGTCCAGCTTGGTCGACGCTCTCTTCCGTATTGAATGAATGTGCGTCAAACTAGCGGCGGTGACTTAGCGTCGAATTTTGGTACTTGTTATCGGAAAAGTATCGGTCACTTTTAAATGCGATTATTTGGTTTTAAGCAcgaaaccaaataaattaaattgcagaaatgcaacaattaaattatttactgcctacattcatttgtttttgaattttaatttataataaaggTAAACCAAGGTGTTGAGATATTAGGTTTCCAGCATTCTTTAAATATCTCAATTTAGGTATAATGCCCCCGAAAACCGCAAATACACGATTGAAGTCTATAGTTTTACCTAACCAATcttgaaaaaattaattaaatcgcTCAGCATGTTTTTAAGACATTTTTACAACAGTGCAGCAACCACGTTGCCAGTCGTAAAATATTACCCTTGCACTCGAACCTTAATATCTTTTCTCAAGGATAATGGCCCTCAATGCACGGTATACCAACTTGAAGATACATGTTTAAGGAAGCTTTGCGCATTAATTCTAAGCAAATCGAGCAACCagtttttgaaaaaatgaCAATATGTAAACACACCTCTTGTTCATTCAAAAGGTCTATCGAGCTACTAGCTCCAACGGTACCGAACCACTGCTCGAAATTAGTGTTGAACAATGATTTACAGTATTGAGCGGGaacaaattaattcaaaataagaattgtatatgaaaatgaaCTGCAGtaatatatgaaataattgTCATTTTACAATAAAGCAATATCTGCGTAAAAAGGCGTAAAGCTTCCTTAAACATGTATCTTCAAGTTGGTATACTGTGCGTTGAGGGCCATTATCCCTGAGTAAAGATATTAAGGTTCAAGTGCAAGGGTAACTTCTTACGGTCATTTTGTATGGGGGGGCTAGCAACGTGGTTGCTGCACTGTTGtacaaatatctttaaaacGTGCTGATCGATTTTAATAATTCTTTCAAGATTGGTTAGGTAAAACTGTAGACTTCAATCGTGTATTTGCGGTTTTCGGGGGCATTATCCCTAAATTAAGACATTTAAAGAATGGTGGGAACCTAATATTTCAACCCCATGGTTTacccatattataaattaaaattcaaaaacaaatgattgtaggcagtaaataatttaattttttacaattctgcatttaaatttatttggtttcatgcttaaaaacataaataattgcatttaaaagtgACCGATACTTTTCCGATAACAGTAACAAAATTCGATACTAATTCATCGCCGCTAATTTGACGCACATTTTGGTGTACGATATTCAACAATCGTGCCGCCGCTGCGTTATCGGCAACTCTTTATTGCTTATATTTAGAAAAATACGCAAGCAAGTAAAGCTTCGGCATTGGAAATGGAAACGTGATATAAACTAAGATAAATAGAAACTACTCCCGAGTCATTCGGACATTCTTTGTGTGGAAGAACTAACATGAAGAATTACCGCTTTGGATTACATGTTAAAAGCTAGTTTCGATAGTTGTTCGATtcccaaaaataaattcaacgGGCAGAAGTAGCATGCTGTCTGTGCACGTACAAAATGTTCAACAAATTAGAATTTAACAATTTGGtaagtaaacaaaatttgattaaGCGCAATAATAACGAAAGTTTGGCCAACAGGTAATTACCAACAAGAAGCAAATACAACAAGCGCGTGCCCAAACCATTGCAAGGGTCGTGAATAAATTGCGCAAATTGAAGGATGAACTGAAGAGAAAACCGGAAAGTGAAAAACATCAGGAACGCTTGCGCAAAAGCGTCGAGTGTATTTCAGAGCTTAAGTCGCTCAAATGCATGGACATAATGCGTACACTGTTGCTGCAAAATGGGAAAAATCACAAGGCTGTGCTGACCAATGGTCGGGCAACGCCGGATGAAGTAGCTATTGCCATGTTGGGGCTAAACAAAATCATGCAAATGCTGGTGGCAGCATTTCAACTAGCCTTGGATCTTGGCAATAAAGCCAATGACGACTGGCGCACTGCAATATTGGAGACAAGCAAGCGTCGCCTCAAATTGGAACGAACCGAGGAAAAGCGGCGTAAACGTAAAGAGCTCAAGGAACAGAAGGCGCAGACACGCAATCGTATGATCTGGTTGCAACAAAATCAACCACCTGGCGAAGACAAATGCGAGCAAAGTGTCATAAATACAGCAGCTGGCGAATGCCTGATAGAATGTCCGTTAACTCCGATTCTTAAAGGGAATGGGAACAACAAGGAAATTCAAGATAACTCAATGCTCATATCTTTACCAGATTTAGTGGAGAAAACTAAACATAAAATCCCCAAATGCAATGAGAATCAACAGAAAGTACACGAAGAGTCAAAGAAACGAATAGCTGGGCAACCTGAAATCGAAGATGGAAATAGGATAGCAGAAAATTCGCCGCAGCTGAAGGAAGTGGTTGTTAATCCCAAACGAAAGAAAATCAAGAAATTGGAAAATAAACCGAAGCAGGAGAAAACAAATAGCAAGCCAACAGGacaaaaagcaaatgcagtagtagaaaataaaacacagcGTGAGAAAGCTGGCGCCATTCCCAATCGTAAAGAAAGAAAGGAAGTAGAACCTAAACCGATGTCCGAGAAAGCGGAGGTCAATCGCAAACGCCAGACGGCCAAGGAACCAGAAAAAGAACGACCCACCCATGTCGTCGATCCCTTTTTCATTACAGAATCGGGACAACCATATCTATCAACTGCAGTTGTTTTATCCGGTGATAGTCATAATGAATCGGATGATAATCAACATGTGGAGCAAAGAAAACGCAAGCCTCTGGCCAAAAAGCAGGAATATAACAGTTCACGTTCCAATGAACGCCACAACCATGAACGTTCCAATGAACGCCACAACTATGAACGCTCCAATGAACGGCATAACAATGAACGTTCTAATGAACGCCATCCATCGTGGAtggccaagcagcagcaaaagccaaTTATAGCCAACTATAAGGGCAGGAAAACCAAGTTTAATGACGATGACAGTGTTGCAGAAATATCAACTGCTCCAGTTGCGGCTCCATCTGCCACCGATGCGGGTGTAACCGGCATGCATCCATCTTGGTTAGCCAAGCAGAAGCTGAAGCCAAAAATTGCCAAATTCGCAGGCAAAAAAATCAAGTTCGATGATTGATCACGTTTGggttatgtttattttaatatatgcaaaacatttCTTAAGCATCCACCTTGGGCACAAAATGTCCACGCGCCTTATCGCTCCTGCGCAGTTTCTCAATGTCCACGTCGGAGTATTTACGTTTTAACAACTCCAAGTCAAAGTTGGGATTGCGTCTTAGTATCATCATGACCTCATTGCGTGAGCGActgaaataaatgtttatagaaaaattaattCTCGTTcgattttataaatttctatTCTTACTTTTTGGCTTTGCGTTTGGCATTATAAAGCTTCTCGCGATACTGCAGCAGGAATTTGTGAACAGCGCGTCCGCCGTAGCCCAAATGACGCGATTTAATCCATTTGGTGTTCATGAAGGGCGGCAGCGCATGTTCGCACGATTTGTATGTGCAGCGCAAACCGAAGGCGTTGTGCACCGCCCTTTGTGGACGTTCACCTGTCTCGCCAGTCTCCAGCAGATGATACGCCTTGTTGCGCTCGCGTACAACTGTCTCTAGATTGTCCATAGAGATTTTCACCTTATCAATGCGTTCAGGATTGGGAAAGATTTCCATTTTATCATTGCATTCGTGCTCCATAGTAAGCAGCATGTTGCGCTCCTTGAGTAAAATGTACCACAGCTGATGCAGCTCCTTATTGGACTTGATGCGCAGCTCGTCTGTTTTCCAGGCGCGTCCCACTTTCACTTCGTTCTCGCTCCAATGCTTAGGATCGTCAAAAAACTCTAATAGGCGTTCCTGTCGCACGGGGCTCGTTGTGTGCATTCCGCATTTGAGTAAACCGCCATTTGCTGCAGGGCTTtgttacataaaaatatataaaattcaaaacagTCGAATTACGCGGGTTGACTTTGTTATAATCTATCAACTAACCTCCATGCTGTTAATTGCTTCTGTGGTGTAGTTAACAAACTTTTAAACGTTACTGTGCCCACAGTTTTGGccaaatttaaacattttattaatgtTGAAGACATGCTTTCCAATCAGAGACAGTCCCAGCTGTCCGCCGCTTAGAGATGTGTAACAATATAACGATGAGAgctgttttattaaaatcatATAATCGATAGTATTGCAATGGTGGAGTCCTTACCGATGTGTTGTACGTTTCAAGTAAAACATCAGTTGATCGCTAGAAAAGTGATTTTCGGTAAATTTATTAGAGCTAAATTGTGGTTATCAACATGAAAACACTTTTGGGTACTTTAAATTCAGTTATGTACTAAAATTGGAATAAGTTTAACAACACTGCGTATTGTTCAACACTCGTTCGCTAACAATCGATATTGACACATCACTACTCAGATAGAAGTACGACGCGTTCTGCTATGTAGTGTATGTTAATTGTGCGCGTTGGTGAAAAATTTACATTCTGTATAAAAGTAATTTGATTTTctaatgatatatatttaaaaacgaaTGTGCATATGTACTAGCATcacttaataataaattgtaagTTCAAATTGCTTTCAAAAGtatgattattattgtatgaaaatttGCTTCACTTATGCCGTTCCCatcaaaatacatatgtacatacgtctatatatatatatatatacatatttatatatacttggTATGCAGGAACACTACAGCGTTCAACTGCTGggatatttgtgtgtgtgcgagcatTGCATGCATGATTCGTCGtgtatttgttatattaagtacacaatttaaattgataaaaattcTAAAGAACCACTAAATCTGGATTGCGCCACCAAGCGTATGGCGAAACTTAAAGTGAATTTTTAAGTAACTCGTTAGCCTGAGTTGATTAGTTTCCAGTGCACTGGAATTTAgctgtacaaaaaaaaaaaaatcatctcATTCATtgacaaaacaaaacgttAAGAGTGGGTGAGAGCAGGTTATGTAGTAATCCCTCGACAGTGTTGTCGTGCTGCTGTCGTGTTTACGCTACAAATGGTAGCAATTGCGCTTGTTATCAGAATTGTCCATTAATATTGaacataaaattattttacctGTAAATGCTGCGAGATTCGTATTACGCTTGGTAAAGCTGTTCAAAGACTATTGTTGTCAAGTACCTACTACTATCGTACGATTGCAtagttatttatatgtattttaagtatttatgtGGGCATTTCGGACATATATTTGAACATATAACTGTAAGCACGCCTTTAGTATTTACTACcaattgatattattattattttttattgattttacgCATTTCAAGACGTCAAAGACCGTACAATTGTTATGTAAAATGAACAATTTGCGCTACTGGAGCCAATTCAATTGTAAGGTCAATAAAATAGTGTACAGAAAGTGAATTGATTCATCCATTTGGCTGGGGGCGGGGGCATCTGTTGTAGAATTCAGGGCAGCGCTTTGTAAggttcttttgtttttgcattttcttttagttttctgTTTCGCTTTTCGTCGATAAGAcacgcagctgcagcggcttTGCGGCGGTTCACGCCCAAAACATCGCTTCTGCCACAGggcgtatgcgtgtgtgtcaGTGACTGTGTGTGCTATGTCAGCCAAGGTTAATTTATTGGGTCTCACAACAGCCGTGCGTGTATGAGCGAATAACTGCTGTATTCTTGTTATTTGTATCATTAAGAGCACTGAAGCTCCAAAAAcgtaacatacatacatacatacgtatttgCCCGCCCGCATTTGCTGTTTACAAATCGATACAAAAGAGCAAAACTATCGATAGGCGGCAAATGACACTGACACTTGTTGCACGTACTtgaaatagagagagagagagagagagaaagagattgAGGGAGTTTTCATCATAATGTTGTTAAATGATTTCGTTAATGTTAACATAGGCACTGCAAAGTGCATTGGGCTTCATAACAGCACATTAATATCTagaagtgtgtgtatgtatgtatgtataaatgtaaatatttaattagcaaATGCTACCTAAATATAGCATTGCTTGgtgataaaaatcaaataggAAGcagtatttattttcatttttttaaatcacattttgataaaaaaaaaagggaatttactcatttgttttctatgggtaattcaattgttttttatagGGGGTGTTTGCATTAATTTGCTAATCTTATCAGgaacacatgcacatacattcAAATATGTATCCGTCTAAAGCAATCGGGGCGTTTCAATTCACGACAAATTATCAATTGCATGTCGAGTCTTTTGACCTTATGCGCGTATTTATAATTCTTATCATGGATTTAATTGTTAAGTATACTTATgtatacgtttttttttctgtgccaGGTAATagtgaaaacaattttcattgttAGCCTCATTACCACAGATTACAATtgctatgtacatatgtattttctattaaaaaaaGTGCAAGTAAACATTAACAGAAGCGGCTCAATTAACAGTATGTAAATGAAGATGCTTGGTAACATAAATGTTACTGATAAGGAGCAGGAACAGCACATAAATGCTATCGATAGcaattgcaaaaaaacaacaataacaacaagtgCAGCAGTAGCTGCAGTATCCGCAGCAAAGAGACAGACCACTTGAATTAattatacaattaaataaGCAAATTCCCAAGTACAAATTAAAGCCGGCtacaaatgaaaaattgtAATAAGCTGGCTAATTATGAGATGTTCATATTGTgctttttctctctccctctttctatCTCGCACTCTGCTTGCGCACAGTTCAATGTCGCAAGAAACAGCAGCTAACGTCAATCTGGCAACGCCGCCATCAGAAAGTGCCGACAATTGTCGCAAGCGCACCTTGTCACGATCGGAGCCCAAATCCATAATCGAGATACACATATCCAATGAGATTAACAGCAGCGCTAACAGCTGTAAACGCCCCAATTTGGAAACAGGGCCACAAACAGACATGgaacagcagcaagaacagcaaAACAATGTTATCGAACTGAGCATTGATGAGCAGCAACGCGATACCGATAATCGCACCAGTTGCCAAATCTTTTTGCAGCATTTGCCTTGCTTTAAGCTGCAGCAATTGACCACATTGACGCCCATACCCAAATGCCGGGAATGTCGGCGTCGTCATGCACCgtcctcagcagcagcagcagcaggcggtgccaatagcagcagcagcagcaacagcaacaacaatgatatCTACTGTCGCTTCTATGAGTTTCGACGCCTGCAATATAATGCCGCTGGCGAGTTGAGCGTTGCTGGCTTCCCCAATCCCTACCAGGAGCCGACTAGCGTTGACTACGCAATTTGGCAGCCAGATGCAAAAACCATGCCCACCGCTGGCTTTATGGATATACAAGTGTGCCGTTACATTTTGTTGCATGCAGGCGATCAGTTTTGTTATTTGTGGCGCCAGGAGGCCGAGGCGTTGAAGCTGCACGAGAATCCAGACGGAACGATTGCATGGAAGAAAGCCGTACAGGGCATACGTGAAATCTGCGATGTCTGCGATACGACGCTCTTTAACTATCACTGGACATGCCGCAAGTGTGGTTTCGGTGTGTGCATCGATTGCTTCAAGGATCGCAAGGAGGGACTGCAAAAGAAACGGCGGCTGGAAACACAACGCGGTCATGATGAATACCACTGGCTGCTCTGCACCGATgacgagcaacaacagcacacgCTGCCGGAGCTGATGTTGACCCAGATAATAGCAGGTGATGCACTCAACGTGCTCGGC from Drosophila virilis strain 15010-1051.87 chromosome 2, Dvir_AGI_RSII-ME, whole genome shotgun sequence carries:
- the Rlb1 gene encoding serum response factor-binding protein 1, with translation MFNKLEFNNLVITNKKQIQQARAQTIARVVNKLRKLKDELKRKPESEKHQERLRKSVECISELKSLKCMDIMRTLLLQNGKNHKAVLTNGRATPDEVAIAMLGLNKIMQMLVAAFQLALDLGNKANDDWRTAILETSKRRLKLERTEEKRRKRKELKEQKAQTRNRMIWLQQNQPPGEDKCEQSVINTAAGECLIECPLTPILKGNGNNKEIQDNSMLISLPDLVEKTKHKIPKCNENQQKVHEESKKRIAGQPEIEDGNRIAENSPQLKEVVVNPKRKKIKKLENKPKQEKTNSKPTGQKANAVVENKTQREKAGAIPNRKERKEVEPKPMSEKAEVNRKRQTAKEPEKERPTHVVDPFFITESGQPYLSTAVVLSGDSHNESDDNQHVEQRKRKPLAKKQEYNSSRSNERHNHERSNERHNYERSNERHNNERSNERHPSWMAKQQQKPIIANYKGRKTKFNDDDSVAEISTAPVAAPSATDAGVTGMHPSWLAKQKLKPKIAKFAGKKIKFDD
- the mRpL47 gene encoding large ribosomal subunit protein uL29m, with amino-acid sequence MSSTLIKCLNLAKTVGTVTFKSLLTTPQKQLTAWSPAANGGLLKCGMHTTSPVRQERLLEFFDDPKHWSENEVKVGRAWKTDELRIKSNKELHQLWYILLKERNMLLTMEHECNDKMEIFPNPERIDKVKISMDNLETVVRERNKAYHLLETGETGERPQRAVHNAFGLRCTYKSCEHALPPFMNTKWIKSRHLGYGGRAVHKFLLQYREKLYNAKRKAKNRSRNEVMMILRRNPNFDLELLKRKYSDVDIEKLRRSDKARGHFVPKVDA